In the Streptomyces sp. 3214.6 genome, AGGAGTCCGAGGTCGACGAGGCCGTACGCCGCGTCCTGCTGCTGGCCGCCCGCGTCGGCGCCCTCGCGGACGTCGCCCCGGCCGTCGCCGAGCCGCCCGCCCCCGTCGACGGCGAGGCCCTGGCGCGTGAACTGGCCCGCCGCTCCTTCGTCCTGGTCCGCAACGAGCACGAGGCGCTCCCGCTGCGGCCGACCGGCACCGTCGCCCTCATCGGCGCGGCCGCCCGCGACGCCCGGGTCCTCGGAGGCGGCTCCGCCACCGTCTTCCCCGCCCGCACCGTCTCCCCCCTCGACGGCCTCACCGCCGCCCTCCCCGACGGCGCACTCACCTACGCCGTCGGCGCCGACCCCACCACGGAACTCGCGGTCGCCGACAAGGGCTTCGCGCTACGGGCCGTCTGCCGGGACGTGGACGGAAACATCCTCGGGACCGGTTCCGCACCTAACGGCCAGATCCAGTGGATGGGCGCGGACCTCCCCGAGGGCGTCACCCACGAGCGCCTCCACACCGTCGAGCTGACCGGCACGTTCACCCCGCGCGACACCGGCCCGCACACCTTCGGCGTCAAGGGCACCGGCGCCTTCCGGCTCGCCGTCGCCGGAACGACGTACTTCGACGACGTCCAGCTCCCCGCCGACGACACCGACCCCTTCGAGGCGTTCTTTGGCTCCCCGGTGCCCCACGCACATCCCGAGCTGACCGCCGGCGAACCCGTCGAGGTCTCCCTCACCCATGTCTTCGCGGTTCCTGAGGAGTTCCCCTTCAAGGTCGTCGCCTTCGCGCTCGCCCATCTGGAGCCGCAGCGCGACGCCGACGAGTTGATCGCCGAGGCGGTCGAGGCGGCCAGGGCCGCGGACACCGCCGTCGTTGTGGTCGCCACCACCGACCGCGTCGAGTCCGAGGGCTTCGACCGCAAGGACCTGCGCCTGCCCGGCCGGCAGGACGACCTCGTCCGCGCCGTCGCCGCCGCCAACCCGAACACCGTCGTGGTCGTCAACGCCGGCTCCCCGGTGGAGCTGCCGTGGCGCGAGGACGTCGCGGCCGTCCTGCTCACCTGGTTCCCCGGCCAGGAGGGCGGCGCGGCCCTGGCGGACGTGCTGACCGGCGCCCACGAACCCGGCGGCCGGCTCCCCACCACCTGGGGCTCCCTCACCGACGCCCCCGTCACCCAGGTCACCCCGACGGACGGTGAACTCCCGTACACCGAGGGCGTCTTCATCGGCTACCGCGCCTGGGAGAAGGAGGGCAGGACCCCCTCGTACCCCTTCGGGCACGGTCTCGGCTACACCGACTGGACGTACGAGTCGGTCGACATCGCGGCCTCCACGGTCACGGTGCGTCTGCGCAACACCGGCCGGCGGCCGGGCCGGGAGGTCGTGCAGGTCTACCTCGCACCCACCGGCACGGCCCCCGCGCCCGACCGCCCGGCCCGCTGGCTGGCCGGCTTCGCCGCCGTGGAGGCCGGCCCGGGGGAGAGCACCGAGGTCACCGTGGACATCCGCGACCGTGCCTTCGAGGTGTGGGACGAGGCGGACCACCGGTGGTCCTTTGTGAAAGGTTCGTACGAAATCCAGGTGGGCCGCTCGATCGCGGACCGCAGGATCACCGCGACGATTACCGTGTGATCAGGCGCTCGTCGCCCCACGAACAGCCCCGGTCCAGGACCTGACCCCCGGACCGGGGCAACATCTTTTTCTACAACTTTTTCTGCATCGTTCTCTGCATCGTTCTGTGCATCTTGTTTTCTACGGGTTTTCTCTACCGGACTCTCTACCGGACCGAGAAGCCGTACACCGTCTCCGAGCGGTACACGTCCCCCGGCCGCAGCACCGTGCTCGGGAACTCCGGCCGGTTCGGCGAGTCGGGGAAGTGCTGGGTCTCCAGCGCCACACCCTCGCAGGGCACGAACGGCTCGCCGAGGTGGTCCGCGGTGTACACCTGAAGCCCCGGCTCGGTCGTCGATACCGTCAGCACCCGCCCGGTCGCCGGATCGTGCAGTTCGGCCACCTCCTCCGCCACGTCGGTGACGCCCTTGTCGAGCACGAAGTTGTGGTCGTAGCCGGACCCGGTCTTGCGGGCCGTGCGGAAGTCGTGGGGGCCGCCCTCGACCGGCGCGAGTTCCCCGGTCGGGATGAGGTCGGCGTCGACCGGCGTGTACCGGGAGGCCGCCAGCCGCAGTTCATGGCCGGTGGCGTCCCCGCTGCCCGGCCCACCCAGGTTGAAGTAGCTGTGGTTGGTCAGGTTCACCACCGTCGGCGCGTCCGTGACCGCCTCGTACACGAACCGCAGCGCCCCCGACGCGTCGAGGGTGTACGTCGCCGAGACCTCAAGACGGCCCGGGAAACCCTCCTCGCCGTGCGGGCTGACCCGGCTCAGCCGCAGCCCGTGCTCCACCGGCTCCACGTCCCACACCCGCTTGTCGAAGCCCCGTGCGCCGCCGTGCAGGGAGCCCGGCGCGTTGTTGGGCTCCAGCGCGTACGTCACCGCGTCCAGCGGGAAGCGGGCGTGCGCGATCCGGTTGGCGTACCGCCCGATCAGCGCGCCGAGATAGGGCTCCGGATGCGTGAGATAGCCGTCCAGGTCCGCGAAGCCCAACACCACGTTCGCCGTCCGGCCATCCCGGTCCGGAACGTCCACGGACTGCACGATTCCGCCGTACGACAGGACCCGCACCCGCGTGCCCGCCCGCTCCAGGGTCCAGCGGTGCACCGGAGTCCCGTCGGAAAGTGTCCCGAAGTGTTCGCTCATGAGCGAAACCCTAAGTCACCGGACCTCCGGACCCTCGTTACGAAGCCTTCGCCGTCACCCCGCGGTAGGCGATCTCCGCGAGCCGCGCCTGCCCGTTCTTGCTCGGATGGAACCAGTCCCAGTGGCTCAACTGATCCGTGCCGAACCGGTAGTCGTACACCGCGCCGCCGTCGAACCGGCACCGCACATCCTTCGCGCAGACCTCCTTCAGCACCGTGTTGTAGTCCTCCACCCGCTTCTGCACGGTGTCCCGCCGCAGTGTCGCCGCAGAGTCCAGCGCGTCCGCGTCGCCCAGCATCGACGGGCAGATGCCCAGCTTCCAGATCTGCTTGCCCAGCGCGTTCGTCCGCCCCTGCGACCACAGCCGCTTCAGGTTCGGCACGCTCGCCACATACACCTGCGTCTTCGGCAGTGCGCGGCGCAGCGTGCTCATCGCGTCCTCGAACTGGGTCCGGAAGTCGGCCACCGACGTCATCGCCGAGGTGGAGTCCCGGCAGGCGTCGTTCGCGCCCGCCATCACCGTCACCAACTGCGGCTTGTCGGCCGCCGCCTGCGTCATCTGAGCCGGCAGGTCCGCCATCCGCGCCCCGCTGGAGGCGTGGTTCCAGCTGTGCGTGGCCGCCTTCGCCGCGCCCAGCAGGCGTACGGCGAGACTGTTGACCTCGGTGCTGCTGCCGGTCGCCCAGGACACCTCGGGGCAGTCCGCGAGGACCGTACACGCGTCGAAGCCGCGGGTGACCGAGTCGCCCACCGCCGCGACCGAGTCGGGGCTGGAGTCCCACACCGAGGCCGGCGACGGCGACGGCTTCGCCTGCCGCGCCTGCGTGCCCGCGGCGGCGGGGCTGTCGCCGCCCCCCAGAGCGTCACATCCGGCCAGGCCCAGTACGGCCGCCGTGG is a window encoding:
- a CDS encoding beta-glucosidase family protein, producing MAETGAAVEAALGKLDLDAKARLLSGQDMWSLPALPEIGLKSLVMSDGPIGVRGVRWTADDPSIALPSPTALAATWDPELARRAGTLLAQEARRKGVDVLLAPTVNLHRSPLGGRHFEAYSEDPYLTGRIATGYVTGVQEGGVGTTVKHFVANDAETDRFTVDNLVGERALRELYLAPFEAVVENARPWGIMTAYNTVNGTTMTEHHRLVNEVLRGEWGFDGFNVSDWMAARDTVGALKGGLDVAMPGPRTVYGEALAQAVRDGHVEESEVDEAVRRVLLLAARVGALADVAPAVAEPPAPVDGEALARELARRSFVLVRNEHEALPLRPTGTVALIGAAARDARVLGGGSATVFPARTVSPLDGLTAALPDGALTYAVGADPTTELAVADKGFALRAVCRDVDGNILGTGSAPNGQIQWMGADLPEGVTHERLHTVELTGTFTPRDTGPHTFGVKGTGAFRLAVAGTTYFDDVQLPADDTDPFEAFFGSPVPHAHPELTAGEPVEVSLTHVFAVPEEFPFKVVAFALAHLEPQRDADELIAEAVEAARAADTAVVVVATTDRVESEGFDRKDLRLPGRQDDLVRAVAAANPNTVVVVNAGSPVELPWREDVAAVLLTWFPGQEGGAALADVLTGAHEPGGRLPTTWGSLTDAPVTQVTPTDGELPYTEGVFIGYRAWEKEGRTPSYPFGHGLGYTDWTYESVDIAASTVTVRLRNTGRRPGREVVQVYLAPTGTAPAPDRPARWLAGFAAVEAGPGESTEVTVDIRDRAFEVWDEADHRWSFVKGSYEIQVGRSIADRRITATITV
- a CDS encoding aldose epimerase family protein, giving the protein MSEHFGTLSDGTPVHRWTLERAGTRVRVLSYGGIVQSVDVPDRDGRTANVVLGFADLDGYLTHPEPYLGALIGRYANRIAHARFPLDAVTYALEPNNAPGSLHGGARGFDKRVWDVEPVEHGLRLSRVSPHGEEGFPGRLEVSATYTLDASGALRFVYEAVTDAPTVVNLTNHSYFNLGGPGSGDATGHELRLAASRYTPVDADLIPTGELAPVEGGPHDFRTARKTGSGYDHNFVLDKGVTDVAEEVAELHDPATGRVLTVSTTEPGLQVYTADHLGEPFVPCEGVALETQHFPDSPNRPEFPSTVLRPGDVYRSETVYGFSVR
- a CDS encoding SGNH/GDSL hydrolase family protein, which translates into the protein MRKRYRHTRAVLAGTTAAVLGLAGCDALGGGDSPAAAGTQARQAKPSPSPASVWDSSPDSVAAVGDSVTRGFDACTVLADCPEVSWATGSSTEVNSLAVRLLGAAKAATHSWNHASSGARMADLPAQMTQAAADKPQLVTVMAGANDACRDSTSAMTSVADFRTQFEDAMSTLRRALPKTQVYVASVPNLKRLWSQGRTNALGKQIWKLGICPSMLGDADALDSAATLRRDTVQKRVEDYNTVLKEVCAKDVRCRFDGGAVYDYRFGTDQLSHWDWFHPSKNGQARLAEIAYRGVTAKAS